One Halichoerus grypus chromosome 1, mHalGry1.hap1.1, whole genome shotgun sequence genomic region harbors:
- the LOC118538930 gene encoding uncharacterized protein LOC118538930, with translation MAESTLSVCSSDLSYGSRVCSPTACTRSSWQVDDCPESCCEPPCRAPSCCQSSGCTPASCLTLLCTPVSCGSSPCQSACTSSCWPSCCSSSPCQEACGASVCRTPVCCTPVCCTPVCCTPVCCRPVCRTPVCRTPVCCEPVCCKPVCRTPACCQASPCLASSCCQQSSCRPSCCSSSPCQEACGLSVCRTPVCCTPVSCTPVCRTPVCCTPVCCKPVCRTPVCCTPVCCKPVCRTPACCTPVCRTPVCCTPVCCKPVCRTPVCCTPVSCTPVCRTPACCIPASPCSAPSCCRPSPCSSSCCRPSSCVSLLCRPVGPRQACCVPASAQKSCC, from the exons ATGGCCGAGTCCACCCTGTCCGTCTGCTCCAGCGACCTGAGCTACGGCAGCCGCGTCTGCTCACCTACCGCTTGCACCAGATCCTCCTGGCAGGTGGACGACTGCCCAGAGAGCTGCTGCGAGCCCCCCTGCCGCGCCCCCAGCTGTTGCCAGTCCAGCGGCTGCACCCCGGCCTCCTGCCTGACCCTCCTCTGCACCCCCGTGAGCTGCGGGTCCAGCCCCTGCCAATCAGCCTGCACCAGCTCCTGCTGGCCCTCCTGCtgcagctcctccccctgccaggaAGCCTGCGGCGCGTCCGTCTGCCGCACCCCTGTCTGCTGCACCCCTGTCTGCTGCACCCCTGTCTGCTGCACCCCTGTCTGCTGCAGGCCTGTCTGCCGCACCCCTGTCTGTCGCACCCCTGTCTGCTGCGAGCCCGTCTGCTGCAAGCCCGTCTGCCGCACCCCTGCCTGCTGCCAGGCCTCCCCCTGCTTGGCCTCCTCATGCTGCCAACAGTCTAGCTGCCGGCCCTCCTGCtgcagctcctccccctgccaggaAGCCTGCGGTCTGTCCGTCTGCCGCACCCCTGTCTGCTGCACCCCTGTCAGCTGCACCCCTGTCTGCCGCACCCCTGTCTGCTGCACCCCCGTCTGCTGCAAGCCCGTCTGCCGCACCCCTGTCTGCTGCACCCCCGTCTGCTGCAAGCCCGTCTGCCGCACCCCTGCCTGCTGCACCCCTGTCTGCCGCACCCCTGTCTGCTGCACCCCCGTCTGCTGCAAGCCCGTCTGCCGCACCCCTGTCTGCTGCACCCCTGTCAGCTGCACCCCTGTCTGCCGCACCCCTGCCTGCTGCATCCCC gcctccccctgctcagccccctcctgctgccggcccagcccctgctcctcGTCCTGCTGCAGACCCTCCTCCTGCGTGTCCCTGCTCTGCCGGCCCGTGGGCCCCCGCCAGGCCTGCTGCGTGCCCGCCTCGGCCCAGAAGTCCTGCTGCTGA